A genomic window from Bradyrhizobium lupini includes:
- a CDS encoding mucoidy inhibitor MuiA family protein yields the protein MRITARCLATTSLVLVSTAFASSSWAAELDATSAIDTVTVYPDGATVTRVIAVDLPSGDSTLVAKDFPLGLDTSSIRVEGEGGAKLTIGTIDARTPRAAPVNLPELDKRIEALNDQRADLQGAIDSANARRKFAEHFAEASPAGIGDKGEARPIAEWRTAFATVGEEIASADTAVRDATRKMREIDRQIAQLEVERKAKPPSKLEVRMDIAAPVATKATLRVTYNVRNARWLPLYDARLDTGAKDRKPQLELVRRAEVTQSTGEDWSNVTLGVSTVRIGRGGSAPELNSLVAQYPQVPRPRALGSVSDSAMPAAAPMQQRKMETSAAKAADDIRERAEEQQAVAEIGDFQATYKIPGRVSLGAAEGAKSLRIASMTVPADLMVRAAPVMDPTAFLEASFKQTDDTSLLPGKVAIYRDGTFVGRGKLSASAKDDIVRLGFGADDKVRIERAVLKRNEGSAGLLVTTSKTDERSFKTTIRNGHDFPIKVAIEDQLPVSENEDILVEMLPATTPPTASNIRDRRGVLEWSFDAKPGEVRDINFAWRVRWPKDKSMVIVPAG from the coding sequence GGACGCCACGTCGGCCATCGATACCGTCACCGTTTACCCGGATGGCGCGACCGTAACCCGCGTCATCGCAGTGGACCTGCCGTCTGGTGACTCGACGCTCGTTGCCAAGGACTTCCCGCTTGGTCTCGACACCTCCTCGATCCGGGTGGAGGGTGAGGGGGGAGCGAAGCTCACCATCGGCACGATCGATGCGCGAACGCCACGTGCGGCGCCGGTCAATTTGCCGGAGCTGGACAAGCGCATCGAGGCGCTGAACGACCAACGCGCCGACCTGCAAGGCGCGATCGACTCGGCCAATGCGCGGCGCAAATTCGCGGAGCACTTTGCGGAAGCGTCGCCTGCGGGCATCGGCGACAAGGGCGAGGCGCGGCCGATTGCCGAATGGCGCACGGCCTTTGCCACCGTCGGCGAGGAAATTGCAAGCGCCGATACCGCCGTCCGCGACGCCACGCGCAAGATGCGCGAGATCGATCGGCAGATCGCCCAGCTCGAAGTCGAGCGGAAGGCCAAGCCGCCGAGCAAGCTCGAAGTCCGCATGGACATCGCCGCGCCGGTGGCTACCAAGGCGACGTTGAGGGTCACCTACAATGTGCGCAATGCGCGCTGGCTGCCGCTCTACGACGCCCGGCTCGACACCGGCGCGAAGGATCGCAAACCACAGCTCGAGCTTGTCCGCCGTGCCGAAGTCACGCAATCGACCGGCGAGGACTGGTCCAATGTCACGCTCGGCGTCTCCACGGTCCGCATCGGCCGCGGCGGCAGCGCGCCGGAGCTGAATTCGCTGGTCGCACAATATCCGCAGGTACCGAGGCCGCGGGCGCTGGGCTCAGTTTCGGATTCGGCAATGCCTGCGGCGGCGCCCATGCAGCAGCGCAAGATGGAAACTTCCGCGGCCAAGGCGGCGGACGATATCCGCGAACGCGCCGAAGAGCAGCAGGCGGTCGCCGAGATCGGTGACTTCCAGGCCACCTACAAAATTCCCGGCCGCGTCAGCCTCGGGGCCGCCGAGGGCGCCAAGAGCCTGCGCATCGCCTCGATGACCGTGCCCGCCGATCTCATGGTGCGCGCGGCACCGGTGATGGACCCCACCGCCTTCCTCGAAGCGAGCTTCAAGCAGACCGACGACACGAGCCTGTTGCCGGGCAAGGTCGCAATCTATCGCGACGGGACTTTCGTCGGCCGCGGCAAACTCTCGGCTTCGGCCAAGGACGATATCGTGCGGCTCGGCTTCGGCGCCGACGACAAGGTCAGGATCGAGCGCGCGGTGCTCAAGCGCAACGAAGGTTCGGCCGGTCTCCTGGTCACGACGTCGAAGACCGACGAGCGATCGTTCAAGACGACGATCCGCAACGGTCACGACTTCCCGATCAAGGTCGCGATTGAGGATCAATTGCCGGTCAGCGAGAACGAGGACATCCTCGTCGAGATGCTGCCTGCGACCACGCCGCCGACCGCAAGCAACATTCGCGACCGGCGCGGCGTGCTGGAATGGTCGTTCGACGCCAAGCCCGGTGAGGTCCGCGACATCAATTTCGCCTGGCGCGTTCGCTGGCCGAAGGACAAGAGCATGGTGATCGTGCCGGCGGGTTGA
- a CDS encoding esterase-like activity of phytase family protein, whose translation MRATLLSTVATIILTASSAQAQSEGEFPAKLAGHVVMPAATFIDAPADAPADLKTSGKYTTGKRVDALGTVMGKSYERATGVSLPFKGQPLQGHSGIKSMGDGTFWVITDNGMGARANSPDSMLYLNRYRMDWAGGKIERLETVFLHDPDRRVPFRIVHEDTERRYLTGSDFDTEGFQIIGDTFWIGDEFGPYILKADKTGKILAVFETVADGKPVRSPDHWAVATPGAPGATYTNVNLRRSKGYEGFAASKDGKFLYGLLEGPLWDAEKKDWEKVDGKEASRILEFDVAAEKFTGRYWQYVFEQNGNAIGDFNMIDPSAGLIIERDNGEGTPEKACPQGTRGENCFPDVAKFKRVYKIELTDANVGKPVRKIGYIDLLKIRDPDKKAKKPLNDGVYTFPFFTIENVDRVDETHIIVGNDNNLPFSSSRDPNKADDDEFMLLDVADFLKAK comes from the coding sequence ATGCGCGCGACTTTGCTTAGTACCGTCGCAACGATCATTCTGACCGCGAGCTCCGCGCAGGCGCAGAGCGAAGGCGAATTCCCCGCCAAGCTCGCCGGCCACGTCGTGATGCCGGCCGCCACGTTCATCGACGCGCCGGCTGATGCTCCCGCCGATCTCAAGACATCCGGTAAATACACCACCGGGAAGCGGGTCGACGCGCTCGGCACGGTGATGGGCAAGTCCTATGAGCGGGCCACCGGCGTGTCGCTGCCGTTCAAGGGCCAGCCGCTGCAGGGCCATTCCGGTATCAAGTCGATGGGGGACGGCACTTTCTGGGTCATCACCGACAACGGCATGGGCGCGCGCGCCAATTCGCCAGATTCGATGCTGTACCTCAACCGCTACAGGATGGATTGGGCCGGCGGCAAGATCGAGCGGCTGGAGACCGTGTTCCTGCACGATCCCGACAGACGCGTGCCGTTCCGCATCGTGCATGAAGACACCGAGAGGCGTTACCTCACCGGCTCCGACTTCGACACCGAAGGTTTCCAGATTATCGGCGACACCTTCTGGATCGGCGACGAGTTCGGCCCCTACATCCTGAAGGCCGACAAGACCGGCAAGATTCTGGCCGTATTCGAGACGGTCGCCGACGGTAAGCCCGTGCGATCGCCGGATCATTGGGCGGTGGCGACCCCGGGCGCGCCGGGTGCGACCTACACCAACGTCAACCTCCGACGCTCCAAGGGTTACGAGGGCTTCGCCGCCTCGAAAGACGGCAAGTTTCTCTACGGCCTGCTCGAGGGGCCGCTCTGGGATGCCGAGAAAAAGGACTGGGAGAAGGTCGACGGCAAGGAAGCCTCGCGCATCCTCGAATTCGACGTCGCCGCGGAAAAATTCACTGGCCGCTACTGGCAGTATGTGTTCGAGCAGAACGGCAATGCCATCGGCGACTTCAACATGATCGACCCGAGCGCCGGCCTGATCATCGAGCGCGACAACGGCGAAGGCACGCCCGAAAAGGCCTGCCCGCAAGGCACCCGCGGCGAGAACTGCTTCCCCGACGTGGCCAAGTTCAAGCGCGTCTACAAGATCGAGCTCACCGACGCCAATGTCGGCAAGCCCGTGCGCAAGATCGGCTACATCGACCTCCTGAAGATCAGGGATCCCGACAAGAAGGCGAAGAAGCCGCTCAATGACGGCGTCTACACGTTCCCGTTCTTCACCATCGAGAACGTCGATCGTGTCGACGAAACCCACATCATCGTCGGCAATGACAACAATCTGCCGTTCTCGTCCAGCCGCGATCCCAACAAGGCCGACGACGACGAGTTCATGCTGCTCGATGTCGCGGACTTCCTGAAGGCGAAGTAA
- a CDS encoding carbohydrate ABC transporter permease: MTDTAAEPAAVATTPPDTMAWDSGLRRLMMIYLPLGCFVLILLFPFYWMTITSFKPNAELMNYKEHNPFWISSPTLAHIKHLLFDTAYPRWLWTTMLVAVGATTLSLIASTLAAYAIERLRFRGSPYVGLGIYMAYLVPPSILFIPLATVVVQFGLFDSPLALILVYPTFLVPFCTWLLIGYFKSIPYELEECALVDGATRLQILRRITLPLAVPGLISAGIFSFTLSWNEFIYALAFIQSGANKTVPVAILTELVTGDVYQWGALMAGSLLGSLPVAIFYSLFVDYYVSSLTGAVKE; this comes from the coding sequence ATGACTGATACCGCCGCCGAGCCGGCCGCCGTCGCCACCACGCCGCCGGACACCATGGCCTGGGATTCCGGGCTGCGGCGGCTGATGATGATCTATCTGCCGCTCGGCTGCTTCGTGCTGATCCTCCTATTTCCGTTCTACTGGATGACGATCACGTCGTTCAAGCCGAACGCAGAGCTGATGAACTACAAGGAGCACAACCCGTTCTGGATCTCCTCGCCGACGCTGGCCCACATCAAGCACCTGTTGTTCGACACCGCCTATCCGCGCTGGCTGTGGACGACGATGCTGGTCGCGGTCGGGGCGACTACGCTGTCGCTGATCGCGAGCACGCTGGCCGCCTATGCGATCGAGCGCCTGCGCTTCCGCGGCAGTCCCTATGTCGGCCTCGGCATTTACATGGCCTATCTCGTGCCGCCGTCGATCCTGTTCATTCCGCTCGCGACCGTGGTCGTGCAGTTCGGCCTGTTCGACAGCCCGCTTGCGTTGATCCTGGTCTACCCGACCTTCCTGGTGCCGTTCTGCACCTGGCTCCTGATCGGCTATTTCAAGTCGATCCCCTACGAGCTCGAGGAATGCGCGCTGGTGGACGGCGCCACCAGGCTCCAGATCCTGCGACGGATCACGCTGCCGCTGGCGGTGCCCGGCCTGATCTCGGCCGGCATCTTCTCCTTCACGCTGTCCTGGAACGAGTTCATCTACGCGCTCGCCTTTATCCAGAGCGGCGCCAACAAGACGGTGCCGGTCGCGATCCTGACCGAGCTCGTCACCGGCGACGTCTATCAGTGGGGCGCGCTGATGGCGGGCTCGCTGCTCGGCTCGCTGCCGGTTGCGATCTTCTACTCGCTGTTCGTCGATTACTACGTGTCGTCGCTGACGGGCGCGGTCAAGGAGTAG
- a CDS encoding ABC transporter substrate-binding protein → MRNDITRRDALALGLSAAAIAATGAPANAQSAIKAADVPTPKLPIEKGASLRMLRPVRFVQADEDVFRANAAKFTKETGVEVKVDFVGWEDINQQTAVTANSGAGPDIIIGFSDAPHIYIDKLIELTDVADYVGKRYGGWLPLAQRYGKKNKSDAWIGLPFGATAGPLIYRKSILRSVGFDKVPEDHAGILDLCQKLQKAGKPAGLALGNAKGDGNGFANWALWSHNAALLDEEGNVVINSKETIAALNWVKQLYPTFIAGTTSWNDVSNNRAYAAQEISLTANGVSLYFSLKNDPATKAIADDSEHQLLPKGVAKVSPMAGLTLNAMLFKHSQYPNAAKAFLQYMLEKDQYEPWLNANSGYWAQPLAAYAEAKVWSEDPKIKIFKDTMNTIYYDGYAGPISTATGAVSADYVLIQMFASVATGAATPEAAAAEAEQRCKRYFRRQK, encoded by the coding sequence ATGAGGAACGACATCACGCGTCGTGATGCCTTGGCGCTGGGCCTGTCCGCTGCGGCAATCGCGGCAACCGGTGCTCCGGCAAATGCGCAATCCGCGATCAAGGCCGCGGACGTCCCCACACCGAAACTGCCGATCGAGAAAGGCGCATCCCTGCGCATGCTGCGACCGGTACGTTTCGTCCAGGCCGACGAGGACGTGTTCCGCGCCAATGCGGCCAAATTCACCAAGGAGACCGGGGTCGAGGTCAAGGTCGACTTCGTCGGCTGGGAGGACATCAACCAGCAGACCGCGGTGACCGCGAATTCCGGTGCCGGCCCCGATATTATCATCGGCTTCTCCGATGCGCCGCACATCTATATCGACAAGCTGATCGAGCTGACCGACGTCGCCGACTATGTCGGCAAGCGGTACGGCGGCTGGCTGCCGCTGGCGCAGCGCTACGGCAAGAAGAACAAGAGCGACGCCTGGATCGGACTGCCGTTCGGCGCGACCGCGGGTCCGCTGATCTACCGCAAGTCGATCCTGCGATCGGTCGGCTTCGACAAGGTGCCGGAAGACCATGCCGGAATCCTCGATCTCTGCCAGAAGCTTCAGAAGGCCGGCAAGCCGGCCGGCTTGGCGCTCGGCAACGCCAAGGGCGACGGCAACGGTTTTGCGAACTGGGCGCTGTGGTCGCACAACGCGGCGCTGCTCGACGAAGAGGGGAACGTCGTCATCAACAGCAAGGAGACGATCGCCGCACTGAACTGGGTCAAACAGCTCTATCCGACCTTCATCGCCGGCACGACGTCATGGAACGACGTCAGCAACAACCGCGCCTACGCCGCGCAGGAGATCTCGCTGACCGCCAACGGCGTCTCGCTGTATTTTTCACTGAAGAACGATCCGGCGACCAAGGCGATCGCCGACGACAGCGAACATCAACTGCTGCCGAAGGGTGTCGCGAAGGTCTCGCCGATGGCGGGCCTGACGCTGAACGCCATGCTGTTCAAGCACAGCCAGTACCCCAACGCCGCAAAGGCCTTCCTGCAATACATGCTGGAAAAGGACCAGTACGAGCCGTGGCTCAACGCCAATTCCGGCTACTGGGCCCAGCCGCTCGCGGCTTACGCGGAGGCCAAGGTCTGGAGCGAAGATCCCAAGATCAAGATCTTCAAGGACACCATGAACACCATCTACTATGACGGCTATGCTGGCCCGATCTCGACCGCGACCGGTGCCGTCAGCGCCGACTACGTGCTGATTCAGATGTTCGCATCCGTCGCGACCGGCGCTGCCACGCCGGAAGCCGCGGCCGCGGAAGCCGAGCAGCGCTGCAAGCGGTACTTCCGGCGGCAGAAGTAG